In Amycolatopsis solani, a single window of DNA contains:
- the eno gene encoding phosphopyruvate hydratase, whose amino-acid sequence MTAIVRVKGREVLDSRGNPTVEVDVELADGSLGRAAVPSGASTGTREAVELRDGDKSRFHGKGVRKAVDAVNTEIAEAVVGLDAEAQAEVDRALIALDGTANKARLGANATLGVSLAVVKAAAAASSLPLYRYAGGVFAHLLPMPMMNIINGGAHADNPIDFQEFMIGPVGAPTFAEAVRMGSEVFHTLRKSLHDAGHSTNVGDEGGFAPNLSSADEALEFVLRAIEQSGYTPGEDIALLLDPAASEFYTGEVYDYTGEGRKRSVEEHVAYLADLTARYPIVSIEDGLAQDDYAGWKQLTDTIGDRVQLVGDDVFCTNVNLLDDGIERGIGNSILVKVNQIGTLTETLTTVETAHKAGYSVVMSHRSGETEDTTIADLAVATNCGQIKTGSLSRADRTAKYNQLIRIEEELGAEARYAGASTISGRR is encoded by the coding sequence ATGACTGCCATCGTCCGGGTCAAGGGCCGCGAAGTCCTGGACAGCCGGGGCAACCCGACCGTCGAGGTCGACGTCGAGCTGGCGGACGGCTCGCTCGGCCGGGCCGCGGTGCCTTCGGGCGCGTCCACCGGCACCCGGGAAGCGGTCGAGCTGCGCGACGGGGACAAGAGCCGGTTCCACGGCAAGGGCGTGCGCAAGGCCGTCGACGCCGTCAACACCGAGATCGCCGAGGCGGTCGTCGGCCTGGACGCCGAAGCGCAGGCGGAGGTCGACCGCGCGCTGATCGCGCTGGACGGCACCGCCAACAAGGCCCGCCTCGGCGCGAACGCGACGCTGGGTGTGTCGCTCGCGGTGGTCAAGGCGGCCGCGGCCGCCAGCTCCCTGCCGCTGTACCGCTACGCCGGCGGGGTGTTCGCCCACCTGCTGCCGATGCCGATGATGAACATCATCAACGGCGGCGCGCACGCGGACAACCCGATCGACTTCCAGGAGTTCATGATCGGCCCGGTCGGCGCGCCGACGTTCGCCGAGGCCGTGCGGATGGGCTCCGAGGTCTTCCACACGCTGCGCAAGTCGCTGCACGACGCCGGGCACAGCACCAACGTCGGCGACGAAGGCGGGTTCGCGCCCAACCTGAGTTCGGCCGACGAGGCGCTCGAGTTCGTGCTGCGCGCCATCGAGCAGTCCGGCTACACCCCCGGCGAGGACATCGCCCTCCTGCTCGACCCGGCCGCGTCGGAGTTCTACACCGGCGAGGTCTACGACTACACCGGCGAAGGCCGCAAGCGCAGCGTCGAGGAGCACGTCGCCTACCTCGCCGACCTGACCGCCCGCTACCCCATCGTGTCCATCGAGGACGGTCTGGCCCAGGACGACTACGCCGGCTGGAAGCAGCTGACCGACACCATCGGCGACCGCGTCCAGCTCGTCGGCGACGATGTCTTCTGCACCAACGTGAACCTGCTCGACGACGGCATCGAACGCGGCATCGGCAACTCGATCCTGGTCAAGGTCAACCAGATCGGCACCCTCACCGAAACGCTGACCACCGTGGAAACCGCGCACAAGGCGGGCTACTCCGTGGTCATGTCCCACCGCTCCGGCGAAACCGAGGACACCACGATCGCCGACCTCGCCGTCGCCACCAACTGCGGGCAGATCAAGACCGGCTCGCTGTCCCGCGCCGACCGCACGGCCAAGTACAACCAGCTCATCCGCATCGAGGAAGAGCTGGGTGCCGAGGCGCGCTACGCCGGCGCGAGCACGATCAGCGGTCGCCGCTGA
- a CDS encoding DUF4230 domain-containing protein, which produces MGAWGKRLIGIGVAIVVLAAAVLVGSAVHLLPQLRNPFAQQTEEHSGPVLLQSIVELSRYEAASGSFQVVVDITTTSALPSFLVGSDTMFIGVGTDNAYVDFSGLKGDAVQVSDDRRSATIRLPHAQLEPATLDVHESHVYAQQQGLFTRINEFLSGNPNSQQALYELAQKQIQAAAAKSTLVADAERNTKTMLTGLLQSLGFKTVAVNYADNPAGG; this is translated from the coding sequence ATGGGTGCATGGGGCAAGCGGCTCATCGGAATCGGCGTGGCGATCGTGGTACTGGCGGCCGCCGTGCTCGTCGGATCGGCGGTTCACCTGTTACCCCAACTGCGCAATCCGTTCGCCCAGCAGACCGAAGAGCATTCCGGTCCGGTGCTGCTGCAGTCGATCGTCGAGCTGTCGCGCTACGAGGCCGCCAGCGGGTCGTTCCAGGTGGTCGTCGACATCACGACCACCTCCGCACTGCCCAGCTTCCTCGTGGGCAGCGACACGATGTTCATCGGCGTCGGCACGGACAACGCCTACGTGGACTTCTCCGGCCTCAAGGGCGACGCCGTCCAAGTTTCGGACGACCGCCGATCAGCCACCATCAGACTTCCCCACGCCCAGCTGGAGCCGGCGACGCTGGACGTGCACGAGTCCCACGTCTACGCGCAACAGCAGGGCCTGTTCACCCGCATCAACGAGTTCCTCAGCGGCAACCCGAACTCGCAGCAGGCCCTGTACGAGCTCGCCCAGAAGCAGATCCAGGCCGCCGCCGCGAAGAGCACGCTGGTGGCCGACGCGGAGCGGAACACTAAGACGATGCTGACCGGCCTGCTGCAGTCGCTCGGCTTCAAGACCGTCGCCGTGAACTACGCCGACAACCCCGCCGGAGGCTGA
- the tsaA gene encoding tRNA (N6-threonylcarbamoyladenosine(37)-N6)-methyltransferase TrmO, protein MVDPWRAIGVVHTSRRDLERTPVQAGANRAEEGTLEIHEPYVEGLAGLAGFDYAWLLTWLDRPDTPGPPSLTQVPYLLRRTGRRLGIFATRGPRRPNPIGLSLVRILDVTGATIRFAGVDLLDGTPVVDLKPYVARFDRPPGEPACGWFDEVAVPDGVTPADLAGPAAGRPGSV, encoded by the coding sequence ATGGTCGATCCGTGGCGCGCGATCGGAGTGGTGCACACGTCCCGGCGGGACCTGGAGCGCACGCCGGTCCAGGCGGGCGCGAACCGGGCCGAGGAGGGCACGCTCGAGATCCACGAGCCGTACGTCGAAGGCCTGGCCGGACTGGCCGGCTTCGACTACGCGTGGCTGCTGACCTGGCTCGACCGCCCGGACACCCCCGGTCCGCCGTCGTTGACGCAGGTCCCGTACCTGCTGCGGCGAACGGGCCGCCGGCTCGGCATCTTCGCCACCCGTGGCCCCCGGCGCCCGAACCCGATCGGCCTCAGCCTGGTGCGCATCCTCGACGTCACCGGTGCGACGATCCGCTTCGCCGGCGTCGACCTGCTCGACGGCACGCCGGTCGTCGACCTCAAGCCCTACGTGGCGCGGTTCGACCGCCCGCCGGGGGAGCCGGCCTGCGGGTGGTTCGACGAGGTGGCGGTACCGGACGGCGTGACCCCGGCCGACCTGGCGGGTCCGGCGGCCGGCCGGCCCGGTTCGGTTTAG
- a CDS encoding EthD family reductase, protein MHRLTVLYPPPADEAHFREYYEGTHLPLAAKLPGLLRSQYSFDVASLAGDRKYFAVFHADFESAETMAAALGSEAGKAVAADVPNYATGGVEMIHYPLSGDR, encoded by the coding sequence ATGCACCGGCTCACCGTGCTCTACCCGCCGCCCGCCGACGAAGCCCACTTCCGGGAGTACTACGAGGGCACCCACCTGCCGCTGGCCGCGAAGCTGCCCGGCCTGCTGCGCTCGCAGTACTCCTTCGACGTGGCCTCGCTCGCCGGGGACCGCAAGTACTTCGCGGTCTTCCACGCCGACTTCGAGTCGGCCGAGACCATGGCCGCCGCGCTCGGTTCCGAAGCGGGCAAGGCCGTGGCCGCGGACGTCCCGAACTACGCCACCGGCGGGGTGGAGATGATCCACTACCCGCTCAGCGGCGACCGCTGA
- a CDS encoding UBP-type zinc finger domain-containing protein gives MQGVDPAVPPSGPGCADCDAADPQGWWFHLRRCAACGHIGCCDSSPGQHASAHAASSGHRIVRSFEPGEEWFWDYEEEAMYESGPALAAPEHRPLTQAAPGPADRLPEDWPQRLHR, from the coding sequence ATGCAAGGAGTCGACCCCGCGGTGCCGCCGAGTGGCCCCGGCTGCGCGGACTGCGACGCCGCGGACCCGCAGGGCTGGTGGTTCCACCTCCGCCGGTGCGCGGCCTGCGGCCACATCGGCTGCTGCGACTCCTCACCCGGCCAGCACGCGAGCGCCCACGCCGCGTCCTCGGGACACCGGATCGTGCGCAGCTTCGAACCGGGGGAGGAGTGGTTCTGGGACTACGAGGAGGAGGCGATGTACGAGTCCGGTCCCGCGCTGGCCGCCCCGGAACACCGCCCGCTCACCCAGGCGGCCCCGGGCCCGGCGGACCGGCTCCCCGAGGACTGGCCCCAGCGCCTGCACCGCTGA
- a CDS encoding YczE/YyaS/YitT family protein produces MRVAELVQSPLVPPGRPVRRLSQLLSGLVLYGVSDAMVVAAGLGVEPWDALAQGLTRTAGLSIGVWTNLIGALVLLLWIPLRQKPGLGTLCNVLLVGTSMDLALAVLPPFGQLWLRWVVLVAGIVLNGFATGCYIGAQAGPGPRDGLMTGLAQRGYPIWAVRWGIEIAVLVIGFALGATVGIGTLLYACAIGPLAQLFMPMLDMGRGKGKS; encoded by the coding sequence GTGCGGGTGGCCGAACTGGTGCAGTCGCCGTTGGTACCACCCGGCAGGCCCGTCCGGCGCCTGTCCCAGCTCCTCTCCGGACTGGTCCTCTACGGCGTCAGCGACGCCATGGTCGTGGCCGCGGGGCTGGGCGTCGAACCGTGGGACGCGCTCGCCCAAGGGCTGACCCGCACCGCCGGGCTCAGCATCGGGGTCTGGACCAACCTCATCGGCGCCCTCGTCCTCCTCCTGTGGATCCCGCTGCGCCAGAAACCCGGACTCGGCACGCTCTGCAATGTCCTGCTCGTCGGCACCTCGATGGACCTCGCACTCGCCGTCCTGCCGCCGTTCGGGCAGCTGTGGCTGCGCTGGGTCGTGCTCGTGGCGGGCATCGTGCTGAACGGCTTCGCCACCGGCTGCTACATCGGGGCCCAAGCCGGCCCCGGGCCGCGGGACGGGCTGATGACCGGGCTCGCGCAGCGGGGGTACCCGATCTGGGCGGTGCGGTGGGGCATCGAGATCGCCGTGCTCGTGATCGGGTTCGCCCTCGGCGCCACCGTGGGCATCGGGACCCTGCTGTACGCCTGCGCGATCGGGCCGCTCGCTCAGCTGTTCATGCCGATGCTGGACATGGGGCGGGGCAAGGGAAAGTCCTGA
- a CDS encoding serine hydrolase domain-containing protein, with the protein MQSVRDGHNASDKQQVTAERLDAVLGRAARRHRVPGAQLAVLLDGERVVVQTGLADQDRGTPMTGDSAVPSGSVTKVATATVVMALVADDDLELDHPVGDVLGVAGLDRTLTPRRLLSHTSGLPSDPADPTAGCLREVREAIPVCPAGTAFSYSNLGYALIGAVIEAVTGMTWREAVEAIVLRPSKIEPVYAGSARCVSGHGRATGPAGARPVEQVLPPMLEPAGALALSARDLVELGRIHLGKPGLLDVVTAADMHRPVPEAEPFGLADGWGLGIAHFGTGDDGWLGHDGTADGTSCHLRIDQAGACVVAFTANGAAGTDMWHDVAGELRELGLDLPAPRFGVPGARPVPVPDGDFGTYRNGAIDYTVRPDGEGAALVVDGEVYPELVLHDDGSFTVRDPATGRATPCGRFRGDRGASTAVEIGGRLARRC; encoded by the coding sequence ATGCAATCCGTGCGAGACGGTCACAACGCCTCGGACAAGCAGCAGGTGACGGCGGAACGGCTGGACGCGGTGCTCGGCCGCGCCGCTCGCCGGCACCGGGTGCCGGGGGCGCAGCTCGCGGTGCTGCTGGACGGTGAGCGGGTGGTGGTCCAGACCGGTCTCGCGGACCAGGACCGGGGCACGCCGATGACCGGGGACTCCGCGGTGCCGTCGGGTTCGGTCACCAAGGTGGCCACCGCGACGGTGGTGATGGCGCTCGTCGCCGACGACGACCTGGAGCTGGACCACCCCGTCGGTGACGTCCTGGGCGTGGCCGGCCTGGACCGGACGCTGACCCCGCGCCGGCTGCTCAGCCACACGAGCGGGCTGCCGTCCGACCCCGCCGACCCCACCGCCGGGTGCCTGCGCGAAGTGCGCGAGGCGATCCCCGTCTGCCCGGCGGGCACCGCGTTCTCCTACTCGAACCTCGGGTACGCGCTGATCGGGGCCGTGATCGAAGCGGTCACCGGGATGACCTGGCGGGAGGCCGTCGAGGCGATCGTCCTGCGGCCGTCGAAGATCGAGCCGGTCTACGCCGGGAGCGCGCGCTGCGTCTCCGGGCACGGGCGGGCGACCGGGCCGGCCGGGGCGCGGCCGGTCGAGCAGGTGCTGCCGCCGATGCTGGAACCCGCCGGGGCGCTCGCGCTGAGCGCGCGGGACCTGGTCGAACTCGGCCGGATCCACCTGGGCAAGCCGGGTCTGCTCGACGTCGTGACCGCCGCCGACATGCACCGGCCCGTCCCGGAAGCCGAGCCGTTCGGGCTCGCGGACGGCTGGGGCCTCGGCATCGCGCACTTCGGCACCGGCGACGACGGCTGGCTCGGCCACGACGGCACCGCCGACGGCACCTCCTGCCACCTGCGCATCGACCAGGCCGGTGCCTGCGTGGTCGCCTTCACCGCGAACGGCGCGGCCGGCACGGACATGTGGCACGACGTCGCGGGTGAGCTGCGCGAACTGGGCCTCGACCTGCCCGCCCCGCGCTTCGGCGTACCCGGCGCCCGGCCCGTACCGGTTCCGGACGGCGACTTCGGCACCTACCGCAACGGGGCCATCGACTACACCGTCCGCCCCGACGGCGAGGGCGCCGCGCTCGTCGTCGACGGCGAGGTCTACCCCGAGCTCGTCCTGCACGACGACGGCAGCTTCACCGTCCGCGACCCCGCGACCGGCCGGGCCACCCCCTGCGGCCGCTTCCGCGGTGACCGCGGCGCGTCGACGGCGGTCGAAATCGGCGGCCGCCTCGCGCGGCGCTGCTGA